Proteins encoded together in one Bacteroides ovatus window:
- a CDS encoding efflux RND transporter permease subunit: protein MKGNVFIKRPVMAISISVLILAIGLISLFTLPVEQYPDIAPPTVYVTASYTGADAEAVMNSVIMPLEESINGVEDMMYISSSASNAGLAIIQVYFKQGTDPDMAAVNVQNRVAKAQGLLPAEVTKVGVSTMKRQTSFLQIGALVCTDGRYDQTFLANYLDINVIPQIKRIEGVGDVMELGDTYSMRIWLKPERMAQYGLVPSDITAILGEQNIEAPTGSLGESSKNVFQFTMKYRGRLKSVEEFRNTVVRSREDGSILRLQDVAEVELGTMTYSFRSEMDSQPAVLYMIFQTAGSNATAVNKEITAQIERMEKNLPAGTEFVTMMSSNDFLFASIHNVVETLIIAIILVILVVYFFLQDLKSTLIPSISIIVSLVGTFACLVAAGFSLNILTLFALVLAIGTVVDDAIVVVEAVQSKFDAGYKSPYLATKDAMGDVTMAIVSCTCVFMAVFIPVTFMGGTSGVFYTQFGITMATAVGISMISALTLCPALCAIMMRPSDGTKSAKSINGRVRAAYNASFNAVLGKYKRGVMFFIRHRWMVWTSLAVAVALLVYLMSTTKTGLVPQEDQGVIMVNVSISPGSTLEETTKVMDRLENILKDTPEIEHYARVAGYGLISGQGTSYGTMIIRLKDWSERKGKEHSSDAVVSRLNGQFQSIKEAQIFSFQPAMIPGYGMGNSLELNLQDMTGGELATFYEAAIQFLGALNERPEVAMAYTSYAINFPQISVEVDAAKCKRAGISPSAVLDAVGSYCGGAYISNYNQYGKVYRVMMQASPEYRLDEQALNNMFVRNGTQMAPVSQFVTLKQVLGPETANRFNLYSTITANVNPADGYSSGEVQKVIEEVAAQSLPAGYGYEYGGMAREEASSGGAQTVFIYAICIFLIYLILACLYESFLVPFAVIFSVPFGLMGSFLFAKILGLENNIYLQTGVIMLIGLLAKTAILITEYAIERRRKGMGIVESAYSAAQVRLRPILMTVLTMIFGMLPLMFSSGAGANGNSSLGTGVVGGMAVGTLALLFVVPVFYIIFEFLQEKIRKPMEEEPDVQVLLEKEKSEVERERK, encoded by the coding sequence ATGAAAGGAAATGTGTTTATAAAACGGCCGGTGATGGCTATTTCCATCTCTGTCCTGATTCTGGCCATAGGGCTTATTTCGCTCTTCACGCTGCCGGTGGAGCAATATCCTGACATTGCGCCTCCAACGGTATATGTAACTGCCAGTTATACGGGTGCCGATGCCGAGGCAGTGATGAACAGTGTCATCATGCCACTGGAGGAGAGTATCAACGGTGTGGAAGACATGATGTATATCAGTTCCAGTGCTTCCAATGCAGGTCTGGCTATTATACAAGTTTATTTTAAGCAGGGCACAGACCCCGATATGGCGGCAGTCAACGTGCAAAACCGTGTGGCTAAAGCACAGGGATTGCTTCCGGCTGAAGTAACGAAAGTCGGCGTCAGCACAATGAAGCGGCAGACCAGCTTCTTGCAGATTGGCGCTTTGGTCTGCACGGACGGTCGATACGATCAGACGTTCCTTGCCAATTATCTGGACATCAATGTCATTCCCCAGATTAAACGTATCGAGGGAGTGGGAGACGTGATGGAGCTGGGCGATACATACAGTATGCGTATCTGGCTGAAACCGGAACGGATGGCGCAATACGGACTGGTTCCGTCGGACATTACCGCCATATTGGGTGAGCAGAACATCGAAGCTCCTACCGGTTCACTGGGCGAGAGTTCGAAGAATGTTTTCCAGTTTACAATGAAATATCGCGGACGCCTCAAAAGCGTGGAAGAATTCCGGAACACGGTTGTCCGTTCGCGGGAAGACGGTTCCATACTTCGCCTGCAAGATGTGGCAGAGGTGGAGTTGGGTACGATGACGTATAGTTTCCGCAGTGAAATGGACAGTCAGCCGGCCGTTCTTTATATGATATTCCAGACAGCTGGTTCCAATGCTACCGCTGTCAACAAAGAAATCACTGCGCAGATAGAGCGGATGGAGAAGAATCTGCCGGCAGGAACGGAGTTCGTCACGATGATGAGTTCCAATGACTTCCTTTTCGCTTCCATACACAACGTGGTGGAGACGCTGATTATCGCCATCATTCTAGTCATCCTCGTGGTCTATTTCTTCTTGCAGGATCTGAAGAGTACGCTGATTCCCTCCATCTCTATCATTGTGTCGTTGGTGGGTACGTTTGCCTGTCTGGTAGCTGCGGGCTTCAGTCTGAACATCCTGACACTGTTTGCGCTGGTGCTTGCCATCGGTACGGTGGTGGATGATGCCATTGTGGTGGTGGAAGCCGTGCAATCCAAGTTCGATGCCGGGTATAAGTCTCCTTACCTTGCCACGAAAGATGCAATGGGCGACGTGACGATGGCTATTGTCTCCTGTACCTGTGTATTTATGGCTGTGTTTATTCCTGTAACCTTCATGGGAGGTACTTCGGGTGTGTTCTATACACAATTCGGTATCACGATGGCAACTGCCGTAGGTATTTCGATGATTTCGGCTTTGACGCTCTGTCCCGCTTTGTGCGCCATCATGATGCGTCCGTCGGACGGAACGAAGAGTGCCAAGAGCATCAACGGACGGGTACGTGCAGCTTACAATGCTTCGTTCAATGCCGTATTGGGTAAATATAAGAGAGGTGTGATGTTCTTCATCCGCCATCGCTGGATGGTGTGGACTTCACTGGCTGTTGCCGTTGCCTTGTTGGTTTACCTGATGAGTACCACTAAAACGGGACTTGTGCCGCAGGAAGACCAGGGTGTCATTATGGTGAATGTCAGCATTTCACCGGGAAGCACGCTCGAAGAAACCACGAAAGTGATGGACCGCCTGGAAAATATCCTGAAAGATACGCCCGAAATAGAACACTATGCCCGCGTAGCAGGATACGGACTGATATCCGGTCAGGGAACTTCGTACGGTACGATGATTATCCGCCTGAAAGACTGGAGCGAACGAAAGGGCAAGGAGCATAGCTCGGATGCTGTGGTGTCCCGCCTCAACGGACAATTCCAGTCTATAAAGGAAGCACAGATATTCAGCTTCCAGCCTGCCATGATTCCGGGTTACGGTATGGGTAACTCCCTCGAACTGAACCTTCAGGACATGACGGGTGGAGAACTGGCTACGTTCTATGAGGCGGCTATACAGTTCCTCGGTGCTTTGAACGAGCGTCCGGAGGTAGCAATGGCGTATACATCGTATGCTATCAACTTCCCGCAGATATCGGTGGAAGTGGACGCTGCCAAATGTAAGCGTGCGGGAATTTCGCCGAGTGCGGTGCTCGATGCGGTGGGCAGTTATTGCGGTGGCGCGTATATCTCCAACTATAACCAGTATGGTAAAGTATATCGTGTGATGATGCAGGCTTCGCCTGAATATCGTCTCGACGAGCAGGCGCTGAATAATATGTTTGTACGCAATGGTACGCAGATGGCTCCGGTGAGCCAGTTCGTGACGCTGAAGCAAGTGCTGGGACCGGAAACGGCCAACCGTTTCAATCTTTACAGCACTATCACCGCCAATGTAAATCCTGCCGACGGTTACTCCTCCGGCGAGGTGCAGAAAGTGATTGAAGAAGTGGCTGCGCAGTCTTTGCCGGCAGGTTACGGATATGAATATGGTGGTATGGCACGCGAAGAAGCAAGTAGCGGCGGTGCGCAGACGGTTTTCATTTACGCCATCTGTATCTTCCTTATCTATCTGATTCTGGCCTGTCTTTACGAGAGTTTCCTCGTGCCGTTTGCCGTTATCTTCTCCGTGCCGTTCGGGCTGATGGGGTCGTTCCTTTTCGCCAAAATACTCGGGTTGGAGAATAATATCTATTTGCAGACAGGTGTGATTATGTTGATCGGTTTGCTGGCTAAGACGGCCATCCTGATTACGGAGTACGCCATAGAACGTCGTCGCAAGGGAATGGGTATTGTGGAGTCTGCCTACTCTGCCGCACAAGTCCGCTTGCGTCCTATCCTGATGACGGTGTTGACGATGATCTTCGGTATGCTTCCGCTGATGTTCTCCTCCGGTGCAGGTGCCAATGGTAACAGTTCGCTGGGTACGGGTGTTGTGGGCGGTATGGCAGTCGGGACACTGGCATTGCTCTTTGTCGTTCCGGTTTTCTACATCATCTTTGAGTTTTTGCAGGAGAAAATCCGCAAACCGATGGAAGAGGAACCAGATGTGCAGGTGCTTTTAGAGAAAGAAAAGAGTGAAGTTGAACGCGAACGTAAATAA
- a CDS encoding efflux transporter outer membrane subunit encodes MKKNIITLVAISLSLSGCGIYTKYEPATVVPDDLYGGEVVTEDTAGLGNMDWRELFTDPYLQSLIEVGLQTNTDYQSAQLRVEEAQAVLMSAKLAFLPAFALAPQGTVSSFDTQKATQAYSLPVTASWELDVFGRMRNSKKQAKALYAQSEDYRQAVRTQLIAGIANTYYTLLMLDEQLDISRQTEEAWKETVASTRALMNAGLANESAVSQMEAAYYQVQGSILDLQQQISQVENSLALLLAETPRNYERGILAKQQFPADFSIGIPVRMLSSRPDVRSAERTLEAAFYGTNAARSAFYPSITLSGSAGWTNSAGAMIINPGKFLASAVGSLTQPLFNRGQVVAQYRIARAQQEEAALGFQQTLLNAGSEVNDALIAYQTSQGKRILLDKQITSLQTALRSTTLLMEHGNTTYLEVLTSRQSLLSAQLSQTANHFTEIQSLINLYRALGGGQE; translated from the coding sequence ATGAAGAAGAATATCATCACATTAGTTGCCATCAGTCTGTCGTTGAGCGGTTGTGGCATTTATACCAAATACGAACCTGCCACTGTCGTTCCCGACGATCTTTACGGCGGGGAAGTGGTGACCGAAGACACTGCCGGTCTGGGTAATATGGACTGGCGGGAACTCTTCACCGATCCTTATCTGCAATCCCTCATCGAAGTGGGATTGCAGACCAATACCGATTATCAGTCCGCCCAGCTCCGTGTGGAAGAAGCACAGGCCGTACTGATGTCCGCCAAACTTGCTTTTCTGCCCGCTTTTGCTCTTGCTCCGCAGGGAACAGTGAGCAGTTTTGATACGCAGAAGGCTACGCAGGCTTATTCGTTGCCCGTTACTGCCAGTTGGGAGTTGGACGTTTTCGGGCGTATGCGCAACTCCAAGAAACAGGCGAAAGCACTTTATGCTCAAAGCGAAGATTACCGTCAGGCAGTCCGTACACAGTTGATAGCAGGTATAGCCAATACCTATTATACCCTGTTGATGCTGGACGAACAACTCGACATCTCCCGTCAGACGGAAGAGGCATGGAAAGAAACCGTTGCGTCTACCCGTGCATTGATGAATGCGGGACTGGCAAACGAATCGGCTGTGTCGCAGATGGAGGCGGCCTATTATCAGGTGCAGGGTTCGATCCTCGATTTGCAGCAGCAGATCAGTCAGGTGGAGAATAGTCTTGCCTTATTATTGGCGGAGACGCCACGCAACTATGAGCGCGGTATATTGGCAAAGCAACAGTTTCCTGCTGACTTCTCGATAGGGATTCCTGTCCGGATGCTTTCTTCCCGTCCGGACGTCCGCTCGGCAGAGCGGACGCTGGAAGCGGCGTTCTATGGCACCAATGCGGCACGTTCGGCTTTCTATCCTTCCATCACTTTGAGCGGGAGTGCCGGATGGACAAACTCCGCCGGGGCGATGATTATCAATCCGGGCAAGTTTCTCGCGTCGGCGGTAGGTTCGCTTACGCAGCCGCTCTTTAACAGAGGACAGGTGGTGGCACAATACCGCATTGCCCGTGCGCAACAGGAAGAAGCGGCGCTCGGTTTTCAGCAAACGTTGCTCAATGCCGGTAGTGAGGTGAATGATGCGTTGATTGCCTATCAAACCAGTCAGGGAAAAAGAATCTTGCTGGATAAACAGATCACTTCCCTGCAAACGGCTCTGCGAAGCACTACTCTGTTGATGGAGCATGGTAATACAACCTATCTGGAAGTGCTTACCTCCCGGCAGTCGTTGCTTAGTGCGCAACTGTCGCAGACGGCCAATCATTTTACTGAAATACAAAGTTTAATTAACCTATACCGTGCTTTAGGAGGAGGTCAGGAATAA